The stretch of DNA CGAACTGGCCGACCATTACGACGAGGCGTGGTCGACCGGCTGGCTTTCGTTTTCCGCCCTCTACGACCTGGTCGACATCGATGATACGAGCCGGTTCAGCTACCACCTCGGAAAGCTCCAGGAGGAGTTCGTCGTCAAGGAACGCGAACAGTACCGCCCGACTATCGCCGCGCTCGAGGTCGTCACCGCGATCCGATCCGGGACCTACGCCGATGCGACGACTCGCGAGACGACTATCGACGCGTCTTGTCCCCACTGCGAAGCGCCGCTCCTCGCTCGCCATCACGAACACCTGCTGACGCTGTCCTGTCCCGACCACGGCGTCTCGATGGGGTATCCCGTCCCGCCAATCGCTGCTTCTCACCAGTCCCTCGAGACGCTCGTCGACCTCGTGCTTCGACGACATGCGGCTCACGTCGACTCACTTCGTCGCGGCGTCTGTCCCTATTGTTGGGGACCAGCCACGTTCTCCTTTCCACACGAGTCGGTCCCCGAATTCACGCTCCAGTACGACACCATCTACGCGAGAGCCGCCTGCGAGGCCTGCTGGATGTCGTACCCGATTCCGATTCCCGACTTACTCGTCTCCCATCCCGACATCCGCCACCTGTACGCCGTCCACGACCTCGAGCCGCCGGCGACCCAGCTCGGCTCGCTGTCGCTAGTCCAACTGAGCGATGTCGAACTTCTCGAGGATGGCAAAGCTAGGGTCACCATCTCGCTTGAGGAGACGACGCTTGTCGTCGATCTTGAGGAGAGTGGGACAGTCGATATATGTCATCGAATCACCAAATCATAAACTGTATTAGTGTTAACAGAAGAAAATTCCACATATGCGTCTGTTGACCCCACCCTCGACGCTCTCCCAGCAGCAGCGAACCGGCTGGGTGCTGGTCGCAATCGGTGTTG from Natronolimnobius sp. AArcel1 encodes:
- a CDS encoding winged helix-turn-helix domain-containing protein, which codes for MTAKYSVPDDAYAALGDETRLEILFELADHYDEAWSTGWLSFSALYDLVDIDDTSRFSYHLGKLQEEFVVKEREQYRPTIAALEVVTAIRSGTYADATTRETTIDASCPHCEAPLLARHHEHLLTLSCPDHGVSMGYPVPPIAASHQSLETLVDLVLRRHAAHVDSLRRGVCPYCWGPATFSFPHESVPEFTLQYDTIYARAACEACWMSYPIPIPDLLVSHPDIRHLYAVHDLEPPATQLGSLSLVQLSDVELLEDGKARVTISLEETTLVVDLEESGTVDICHRITKS